From the genome of Bradyrhizobium elkanii USDA 76, one region includes:
- a CDS encoding cupin domain-containing protein yields the protein MSGGNRMRKGTAARPATARRAARTPAKKPAKKPAGKPAEPAMDLAVGRRIRDLRRSKEMSLEVVAARTDLSIGFISQIERGLSSPSLRVLATLADVLGVGIAALFGATPKDDGAGGVVTREVQRAELKLWRTGISKQLLSPAGSESRLNLFLVHLEPGGNTGDEFYTHDGEEAGLVLQGEMTLTVDTETWTLKQGDSFRFASRRPHRFSNPARDAKAMVLWVNCVTAAG from the coding sequence GTGAGCGGCGGCAACAGAATGCGCAAAGGCACGGCAGCAAGGCCCGCGACGGCACGCCGCGCGGCCAGGACTCCGGCGAAGAAACCGGCCAAGAAACCGGCCGGCAAGCCGGCCGAGCCCGCGATGGATCTCGCGGTCGGACGCCGCATCCGCGACCTGCGCCGCAGCAAGGAGATGTCGCTGGAGGTGGTTGCCGCGCGCACCGACTTGTCGATCGGCTTCATCAGCCAGATCGAGCGCGGCCTGTCGTCGCCCTCGCTGCGCGTGCTGGCGACATTGGCCGACGTGCTCGGCGTCGGCATCGCCGCGCTGTTCGGCGCGACGCCGAAAGATGACGGCGCCGGCGGCGTCGTGACCCGCGAGGTGCAGCGCGCCGAGCTGAAGCTTTGGCGCACCGGAATCTCAAAGCAGCTGCTGAGTCCGGCCGGCAGCGAGAGCCGGCTCAATCTGTTCCTGGTGCATCTCGAGCCCGGCGGCAACACCGGCGACGAGTTCTATACCCATGACGGCGAAGAAGCCGGCCTCGTGCTCCAGGGCGAGATGACGCTGACGGTGGACACCGAGACCTGGACGCTGAAGCAGGGCGACAGCTTCCGCTTCGCCAGCCGCCGCCCGCACCGGTTTTCCAACCCGGCGCGCGATGCGAAGGCTATGGTGCTGTGGGTGAACTGCGTGACGGCGGCGGGGTGA